A portion of the Juglans microcarpa x Juglans regia isolate MS1-56 chromosome 1D, Jm3101_v1.0, whole genome shotgun sequence genome contains these proteins:
- the LOC121250630 gene encoding nuclear pore complex protein NUP88 isoform X2 produces MAAMPYICYRFHGTHIVTRTWEFFLLIQFSDLVLPEQEYYLQPVEPGRSRNATSICPVDFSFGGDHLWDRFSVFVLYTDGAIYILCPVVPFGSFYKWESILEIHTDAHTFGLQSANSTAVSNSNVAISWLEATFPEFVDSESEGGDLSMLRAHPYALFDASLSLQGPLRKVGHGGDEDSAVRGAECEGRAVSFLYNIVSKDSILVTAWSGGQLQIDALADEIQPVWSVGSPPHLRVDSNDHILGVAMICESFKGKLPVVKLDQPLDHTVWLGHPPPLLRLAIVDLALPRKTNSGSLIMLFVDPLMPERLFCLHDGGIDSIVLHFLPFTCQSTGKDETMRTPSVHPVLSTCQGETSMQYPLCGFVSLSDSFGYSWIVGVTLSQECVVLEMKTWNLLLPIHIDIEKKSISSEEQEERDIPYIISKELLIGPKAILLPQASPNLRSVAADSIEGRQTLHQYFKLFHENYVEYAHKVHFEIKHHGPHLKRIIDDQHRRLVEAQQKLQKVADKHSRLEERIDRAIQLHNFLELRLQGLRNLPGAHKRPLSRAERQFKSELDHYTGVELDALHTSIDALAARLRRHTQSPKDNISNRQRQISAKKDFGHDTHISQLKSSLEKLSLVNSENTKKAKLVEAALKSRESSRF; encoded by the exons ATGGCAGCAATGCCATACATATGCTACAGGTTTCATGGCACCCATATAGTGACACGCACCTGGGAATTCTTTCTTCTGATTCAGTTTTCAG ATCTTGTGCTACCAGAGCAAGAATATTATTTGCAGCCTGTGGAACCAGGTCGATCCAGGAATGCCACATCAATCTGCCctgttgatttttcttttggaggTGATCACTTATGGGACAGGTTTAGC GTTTTTGTTTTATACACCGATGGTGCAATTTACATCCTCTGCCCAGTTGTTCCATTTGGAAG TTTCTACAAGTGGGAATCTATACTTGAGATACACACAGATGCTCATACATTTGGGCTGCAATCGGCCAATTCAACAGCCGTTAGCAATTCTAATGTAGCAATTTCTTGGCTGGAAGCAACATTTCCTGAGTTTGTGGACTCAGAATCAGAAGGGGGAGATCTTTCTATGCTAAGAGCTCATCCTTATGCTTTATTTGATGCATCACTTTCCTTGCAG GGTCCACTGCGGAAAGTAGGTCATGGTGGAGATGAAGATTCAGCAGTTCGGGGTGCAGAATGCGAAGGCCGTGCTGtcagttttctttataatatagtAAGCAAGGACTCCATTTTGGTAACTGCCTGGAGTGGTGGGCAACTGCAAATTGATGCACTAGCTGATGAAATTCAGCCGGTCTGGAGTGTTGGTAGCCCACCTCATCTTCGTGTTGATTCAAATGACCATATTCTTGGTGTTGCTATGATATGTGAATCCTTCAAAGGGAAGCTTCCTGTAGTGAAGCTTGATCAACCACTTGATCATACTGTTTGGTTGGGCCATCCACCCCCTCTGTTGAGACTGGCTATAGTGGATTTAGCTCTgccaagaaaaacaaatagtGGTTCTCTTATCATGCTGTTTGTTGATCCCCTTATGCCGGAAAGACTGTTTTGCCTTCACGATGGAGGAATTGATTCAATAGTGTTGCATTTTCTCCCATTTACATGTCAGTCTACTGGCAAGGATGAGACCATGAGAACACCCTCTGTGCATCCTGTTCTAAGTACATGCCAGGGGGAAACCTCCATGCAGTATCCGCTTTGTGGTTTTGTATCTTTATCAGATTCTTTTGGATATTCATGGATTGTTGGAGTCACTCTTTCTCAAGAATGTGTTGTGCTAGAGATGAAAACTTGGAATCTTTTGCTGCCTATTCATATTGATATTGAGAAGAAATCCATTAGCTCAGAAGAACAGGAGGAGAGAGATATTCCGTATATTATAAGCAAAGAACTCCTCATTGGACCTAAGGCTATTCTTCTTCCACAGGCCTCACCAAATCTTCGTTCTGTTGCTGCTGATTCTATCGAAGGTCGGCAAACTCTTCATCAGTACTTCAAGCTTTTTCATGAAAATTATGTGGAGTATGCACATAAG GTTCACTTTGAGATCAAGCATCATGGGCCTCACTTGAAGAGAATAATCGATGACCAGCACAGACGTTTAGTTGAGGCACAGCAGAAGCTTCAGAAAGTTGCAGATAAGCACTCAAGGTTGGAGGAGAGGATTGATCGAGCAATCCAGCTGCACAATTTTCTGGAGCTGCGCTTGCAAGGGTTGAGAAACTTGCCTGGGGCTCACAAAAGACCACTGTCGAGGGCAGAGCGTCAGTTCAAATCTGAGCTTG ACCACTACACAGGAGTTGAATTGGATGCCTTACACACATCCATTGATGCTTTGGCTGCGAGGCTAAGAAGGCATACACAATCTCCAAAGGATAACATATCAAATCGACAAAGACAAATATCAGCGAAGAAGGATTTTGGCCATGATACCCACATCTCCCAGCTGAAATCCTCGCTCGAGAAGCTTTCACTTGTCAATAGTGAGAATACAAAAAAAGCAAAGCTCGTGGAGGCTGCGTTAAAAAGCCGGGAAAGCAGCAGATTCTGA
- the LOC121253683 gene encoding protein EARLY FLOWERING 4-like: MSTPDSSISAAESSMDLPSNHKKTLTTTGESADESGDGEVWDAFNQSFRQVQTVLDRNRSLIQQVNENHQSRIPDNMVKNVALIQEINDNISKVVSLYSDLSSNFSTLFHQRTAKSGSEDKTSSPQA; the protein is encoded by the coding sequence ATGAGCACACCCGATTCCTCCATCTCCGCCGCCGAGTCGAGTATGGACCTCCCATCCAACCACAAGAAAACCCTAACTACCACCGGAGAATCGGCGGACGAAAGCGGCGACGGTGAGGTGTGGGATGCCTTTAACCAGAGTTTCCGGCAAGTGCAGACGGTGTTGGATCGGAACCGATCGCTGATCCAGCAAGTGAACGAGAACCACCAGTCGAGAATCCCGGACAACATGGTCAAGAACGTGGCCCTCATCCAAGAGATCAACGACAACATCTCCAAGGTCGTCTCCCTCTACTCCGACCTCTCTTCCAATTTCTCCACCTTGTTCCATCAACGCACTGCCAAGAGCGGCTCCGAAGACAAAACCTCAAGTCCCCAGGCCTGA
- the LOC121250630 gene encoding nuclear pore complex protein NUP88 isoform X1 — MRFNFDLYESDIVQRRSVTPKDEVQWVPLHNHPVFTSTAAHASIASFPGNLVAWDGASRLYFWDSHNNCLHRISIRLGEPEPTSVLAASPSKVLQADMEPNFVVHKISINRNGSALLLAGSERLYIMYLYGHNSSEENTIICRTVTVGSQTYSDGSNAIHMLQVSWHPYSDTHLGILSSDSVFRIFDLSSDLVLPEQEYYLQPVEPGRSRNATSICPVDFSFGGDHLWDRFSVFVLYTDGAIYILCPVVPFGSFYKWESILEIHTDAHTFGLQSANSTAVSNSNVAISWLEATFPEFVDSESEGGDLSMLRAHPYALFDASLSLQGPLRKVGHGGDEDSAVRGAECEGRAVSFLYNIVSKDSILVTAWSGGQLQIDALADEIQPVWSVGSPPHLRVDSNDHILGVAMICESFKGKLPVVKLDQPLDHTVWLGHPPPLLRLAIVDLALPRKTNSGSLIMLFVDPLMPERLFCLHDGGIDSIVLHFLPFTCQSTGKDETMRTPSVHPVLSTCQGETSMQYPLCGFVSLSDSFGYSWIVGVTLSQECVVLEMKTWNLLLPIHIDIEKKSISSEEQEERDIPYIISKELLIGPKAILLPQASPNLRSVAADSIEGRQTLHQYFKLFHENYVEYAHKVHFEIKHHGPHLKRIIDDQHRRLVEAQQKLQKVADKHSRLEERIDRAIQLHNFLELRLQGLRNLPGAHKRPLSRAERQFKSELDHYTGVELDALHTSIDALAARLRRHTQSPKDNISNRQRQISAKKDFGHDTHISQLKSSLEKLSLVNSENTKKAKLVEAALKSRESSRF; from the exons ATGAGGTTCAATTTCGACTTGTACGAGTCGGATATAGTGCAAAGGCGTTCCGTCACGCCCAAAGACGAAGTGCAATGGGTTCCTCTCCACAACCACCCCGTCTTCACCTCCACCGCCGCCCATGCGTCTATCGCCTCGTTTCCTGGGAACCTGGTGGCATGGGACGGTGCCTCCCGACTCTACTTCTGGGACTCGCACAACAATTGTCTCCACCGCATCTCCATTCGCCTGGGCGAGCCCGAACCCACTTCTGTTCTTGCTGCTTCGCCCTctaag GTATTGCAAGCAGATATGGAGCCCAACTTTGTAGTTCATAAAATCTCCATCAATAGGAATGGATCGGCACTACTGCTTGCCGGTTCAGAGCGTTTATACATCATGTACCTCTATGGGCATAATTCGTCTGAAGAGAATACAATAATTTGCAG GACTGTTACCGTCGGTTCACAAACCTATTCTGATGGCAGCAATGCCATACATATGCTACAGGTTTCATGGCACCCATATAGTGACACGCACCTGGGAATTCTTTCTTCTGATTCAGTTTTCAG aatctTTGATTTGTCTTCAGATCTTGTGCTACCAGAGCAAGAATATTATTTGCAGCCTGTGGAACCAGGTCGATCCAGGAATGCCACATCAATCTGCCctgttgatttttcttttggaggTGATCACTTATGGGACAGGTTTAGC GTTTTTGTTTTATACACCGATGGTGCAATTTACATCCTCTGCCCAGTTGTTCCATTTGGAAG TTTCTACAAGTGGGAATCTATACTTGAGATACACACAGATGCTCATACATTTGGGCTGCAATCGGCCAATTCAACAGCCGTTAGCAATTCTAATGTAGCAATTTCTTGGCTGGAAGCAACATTTCCTGAGTTTGTGGACTCAGAATCAGAAGGGGGAGATCTTTCTATGCTAAGAGCTCATCCTTATGCTTTATTTGATGCATCACTTTCCTTGCAG GGTCCACTGCGGAAAGTAGGTCATGGTGGAGATGAAGATTCAGCAGTTCGGGGTGCAGAATGCGAAGGCCGTGCTGtcagttttctttataatatagtAAGCAAGGACTCCATTTTGGTAACTGCCTGGAGTGGTGGGCAACTGCAAATTGATGCACTAGCTGATGAAATTCAGCCGGTCTGGAGTGTTGGTAGCCCACCTCATCTTCGTGTTGATTCAAATGACCATATTCTTGGTGTTGCTATGATATGTGAATCCTTCAAAGGGAAGCTTCCTGTAGTGAAGCTTGATCAACCACTTGATCATACTGTTTGGTTGGGCCATCCACCCCCTCTGTTGAGACTGGCTATAGTGGATTTAGCTCTgccaagaaaaacaaatagtGGTTCTCTTATCATGCTGTTTGTTGATCCCCTTATGCCGGAAAGACTGTTTTGCCTTCACGATGGAGGAATTGATTCAATAGTGTTGCATTTTCTCCCATTTACATGTCAGTCTACTGGCAAGGATGAGACCATGAGAACACCCTCTGTGCATCCTGTTCTAAGTACATGCCAGGGGGAAACCTCCATGCAGTATCCGCTTTGTGGTTTTGTATCTTTATCAGATTCTTTTGGATATTCATGGATTGTTGGAGTCACTCTTTCTCAAGAATGTGTTGTGCTAGAGATGAAAACTTGGAATCTTTTGCTGCCTATTCATATTGATATTGAGAAGAAATCCATTAGCTCAGAAGAACAGGAGGAGAGAGATATTCCGTATATTATAAGCAAAGAACTCCTCATTGGACCTAAGGCTATTCTTCTTCCACAGGCCTCACCAAATCTTCGTTCTGTTGCTGCTGATTCTATCGAAGGTCGGCAAACTCTTCATCAGTACTTCAAGCTTTTTCATGAAAATTATGTGGAGTATGCACATAAG GTTCACTTTGAGATCAAGCATCATGGGCCTCACTTGAAGAGAATAATCGATGACCAGCACAGACGTTTAGTTGAGGCACAGCAGAAGCTTCAGAAAGTTGCAGATAAGCACTCAAGGTTGGAGGAGAGGATTGATCGAGCAATCCAGCTGCACAATTTTCTGGAGCTGCGCTTGCAAGGGTTGAGAAACTTGCCTGGGGCTCACAAAAGACCACTGTCGAGGGCAGAGCGTCAGTTCAAATCTGAGCTTG ACCACTACACAGGAGTTGAATTGGATGCCTTACACACATCCATTGATGCTTTGGCTGCGAGGCTAAGAAGGCATACACAATCTCCAAAGGATAACATATCAAATCGACAAAGACAAATATCAGCGAAGAAGGATTTTGGCCATGATACCCACATCTCCCAGCTGAAATCCTCGCTCGAGAAGCTTTCACTTGTCAATAGTGAGAATACAAAAAAAGCAAAGCTCGTGGAGGCTGCGTTAAAAAGCCGGGAAAGCAGCAGATTCTGA
- the LOC121248721 gene encoding GDSL esterase/lipase CPRD49-like, with protein MVGPARPQFVLFGSSIVQLGFGQGGWGAILADIYARKADIVLRGYFGWNSRRAIQVLDQVFPKDAALQPSLVIVYFGGNDSMGPHSSGLGPHVPLPEYIENMRKIATHLQSLSEKTRIIFLSCPPVNEHKVHENTSQFFSELVRTNELCQSYSEACRKLCQEMGVEVVDLFSALQKRDDWMDACFTDGVHLSAEGSKIVVGEILNVLKEADWEPCLHWKSIPTEFAEDSPYDLVAADGKTTSNPSEWTFHWENQWD; from the exons ATGGTGGGACCAGCGAGGCCTCAGTTCGTTCTCTTCGGATCCTCCATTGTTCAACTCGGCTTTGGCCAGGGGGGTTGGGGTGCCATTCTTGCTGATATCTACGCTCGCAAA GCAGATATTGTGTTGCGAGGGTATTTTGGGTGGAACTCACGACGTGCTATCCAGGTCCTTGATCAAGTTTTTCCCAAG GATGCTGCTTTACAGCCTTCTTTGGTGATAGTTTATTTCGGGGGTAATGATTCAATGGGGCCTCACTCATCTGGCCTAGGCCCACATGTACCACTTCCTGAATATATTGAGAACATGAGAAAGATTGCAACTCATCTCCAG AGCCTTTCAGAGAAAACACGCATCATTTTCTTAAGTTGTCCTCCTGTCAATGAGCACAAGGTTCACGAAAACACAAG TCAATTTTTCAGCGAGCTAGTCAGAACAAATGAGTTATGCCAAAGCTACTCAGAAGCTTGTAGAAAGCTATGTCAAGAAATGGGCGTGGAAGTTGTTGATCTATTTAGTGCACTTCAGAAAAGAGATGATTGGATGGATGCTTGCTTCAC aGATGGGGTTCATTTATCAGCTGAAGGAAGCAAGATAGTTGTTGGGGAGATACTAAATGTGCTCAAGGAAGCTGACTGGGAGCCATGTCTGCACTGGAAGTCTATACCGACCGAGTTTGCAGAGGATTCGCCATATGATCTTGTTGCTGCTGATGGCAAGACAACCTCGAATCCTTCGGAGTGGACTTTCCACTGGGAGAATCAGTGGGACTAG
- the LOC121250657 gene encoding uncharacterized protein LOC121250657 gives MGFSKDEKSKRVLRVLKTLFFLITMLISLLLFSAPVLLVVADMVLPSALLSTFLSSAPLSFQTLSSHFQDYDFRYSLIDIPLISFIRSAIIICVYSLCDGPRLSRGPYLGITTMCSLLSLMFVSLKAAYMFGVSGTARGEYVRTTEVALFICSLVLAVGHIIVAYRTSCRERRKLLVYKIDIEAVSACKNGFLSYQKILLERKGEVNLTMKQISL, from the exons ATGGGTTTCTCAAAGGATGAGAAATCAAAAAGGGTTTTGAGGGTTTTGAAGACTCTGTTCTTCTTGATCACCATGCTAATTTCTTTGCTGCTTTTCTCGGCACCGGTTCTTTTGGTTGTAGCGGATATGGTGCTTCCTTCCGCGCTTCTTtctacttttctttcttctgcTCCTCTCTCCTTTCAGACTCTCTCTTCGCATTTCCAAGACTATGATTTTCGGTACTCGCTCATCGATATACCTCTCATATCCTTCATAAGATCAGCAATCATAATCT GTGTTTATAGCTTGTGTGATGGGCCAAGGCTTTCACGGGGACCGTATTTGGGAATTACGACGATGTGTTCGTTGTTATCTCTAATGTTTGTGTCGTTGAAAGCTGCATATATGTTCGGCGTTTCGGGAACCGCTCGAGGTGAATATGTTAGGACCACGGAAGTAGCGTTGTTCATATGCTCGCTGGTTCTGGCTGTTGGGCATATCATTGTGGCATATAGAACAAGTTGCAGGGAGAGACGAAAGCTTCTGGTTTACAAAATCGACATTGAAGCA GTTTCAGCTTGCAAGAATGGGTTTCTAAGTTATCAGAAGATTTTGCTAGAAAGAAAGGGTGAAGTGAACCTAACAATGAAGCAGATATCATTATGA